CCTGTTTTTTTCGGAAAGCAGGATGACGTTGATCAATTAAAAGAAGGTATAACCCAAATTAAAAAAAGAATTGGTGAGCTGTTCGGAAAGGATCCTTTCGCCGTTTCTAAAGATTCTTCCGATCAGCTAAGCGTCCGGGTAACTGGGCCTGTTGGCATTCAAATCGACGCTACGGGTTTATTCAAGAACGCCGATGTATCTTTACTGGTGGGAACCGTTTTACTTGTGCTAATTCTCTTATTGCTCATCTATCGTTCACCCATATTAGCATTTCTTCCACTCGTCGCTGTTGGATTTGCATATGGAGTCATCAATCCTATTCTCGGTTGGATGGCACATGAAGGCTGGATCGTCGTTGATGCGCAAGCTATTTCCATTATGACTGTCCTATTATTCGGAGCCGGAACTGACTACTGCTTGTTCCTTATTTCCCGCTTCCGTCAGCTGTTGAAGGTGGAGAGGGACAGAGGTAAAGCTTTACTTGGGGCAATAACTGGCTCCTCTGGGGCTATCGCTATGAGCGGATTAACAGTCGTTCTTGCTCTGCTCGCTTTGTTGGTAGCTGAATACGGTGCGTATCACCGGTTTGCTGCTCCCTTCAGCATCGCCATTTTTATTATGGGAATTGCAAGCCTGACTCTCGTTCCCGCTTTGTTAGCTATTATCGGTCGCGCTTCCTTTTACCCCTTCGTTCCTAGAACTCCAGAAATGCAGCAGGAGCGTGCAAAGAAGAAAGGGAAGTCCACCTCTATTGTCACAAACAAACAGCCACGCAATTGGGTAGGCCGAACGGTTGTAAGCAAGCCATGGTTAATTGTTACCATCAGTATCGTCGTACTGGGTGGACTCGCGGTCTTTACCACTCAGATTAAATTCACCTACGATATCATGTCCTCGTTCCCTAAAACTATGGAATCCCGTGAAGGCTTCGCTACAATTGGAGAAAAGTTTTCTCCTGGCGAGCTCGCGCCTGCTAAAGTCATTATCGACACACAAGGAAAATCAGTTGCACTAGGTGAAGCGCTCGCTTCTCTACCTTTTATCAGTGAGGTGTCCGAACCACAAAAAGGTCAGCACAACGCCCAGATCGTCGCTTACGATGTGCAATTCAATGTAAACCCTTATTCACTGGAAGCTCTGAAGCACATCCCTGATCTGCATACTGCCGCTGAGCAAGCCTTAGTCGCAGCAGGTGTATCCAGTCCAGATGATCGTACATGGGTAGCCGGACAAACCGCAGAGCAGTATGATACGAAAATAACAGGCGAACGCGACACGAAGCTTATCATTCCACTCGTCATCGGACTGATTACCTTACTACTTCTCGTATACTTACGTTCAATTGTAGCTACCCTCTATCTCGTCCTGACGGTTATTCTTTCTTATTTCTCAGCGCTCGGACTCGGATGGCTAATCGTTCATTATGTATTTGGTGCGGATGCTATTCAAGGCTCGATTCCGCTCTATTCCTTTGTGTTCTTAGTTGCTTTAGGTGAAGACTACAATATTTTCATGATCTCAAGTATTTGGCAAAAAAGAAAGCATATGCCCCTTAAACAGGCGATTAAAGAAGGTGTAGGCGAAACAGGGGCTGTCATCACTTCCGCGGGGCTCATTCTGGCTGGAACCTTTGCCGTGCTTGCAACTCTTCCAATCCAGGTTCTCGTTCAATTCGGGGTAATAACGGCTATTGGAGTATTGCTTGATACATTCGTTGTACGACCATTTTTAGTGCCTGCCATCACTCTGCTTCTGGGTCGCTGGTCATTCTGGCCTGGCAAGTTTGAAGAGGTTAAGGAACCTGTTCGTGTGGTAAAATAGTAACTAGATTAAAGGGGCTGGCCGGGAGATTTTGAACTCCGGCTAGCCCCTTTTCTATATTCTATCGTTCGATTATTTGATCTCTATGCGGACCGACGGATATACAGGAAACTTTAACACCAATAGACGACTCAACAAAATTAACGTATTGCTGTGCAGCCTCGGGTAGATCTTCGAACGTTCTGACATTTGAAATATCACTTTTCCAACCTGGTAAACTTTGCAGAACAGGCTTTGCGTGATCCAGATCAGAAGTCATTGGGAAATCATCAGTAACGATTCCTCCATTGAGCTCGTAGGCAACGCACACTGGGATTTCATACAAGTAACCGAGGACATCAAGATTGGTCAAAGCAACTGTAGTAGCTCCTTGCAATTTACAGCCGTAACGGGTCGCTACGACATCGAACCATCCCATCCGTCTGGGACGGCCCGTTGTTGCTCCGTACTCTCCCGCATCTCCGCCTCGCCGGCGAAGCTCATCCGCTTCCCTATTATCCAGCTCGGAGACAAAAGGGCCCGCACCGACGCACGATGAATAAGCCTTAACCACTGCCATTACATTCGTAATCGCATACGGTGGAAGCCCGGCACCAACCGCCGCAAATCCAGACAATGTCGATGATGATGTAGTGAATGGATAAATGCCATGATCAGGATCGCGAAGCGCTCCGAGTTGACCCTCCAGCAATATCGCCTCACCTTTTGCATATGCGCTATGCAGGAGTTTCGTGGTATCACAGACAAAGGGCTTTAGCTTTTTTCCCAATTCTATTAAATTCGGCAAAAGTTCGTTCACTTGAATTGGCTGCTTACCGTATAGGTGTACGAGTAAGACGTTCTTAATGGCGAGCAATCGTTCAATCCGGCTACTCAGCCGTTTAACATCGTATAAATCCGCCACCTGAATACCCAGCTTAGCGTATTTGTCAGCATAGAATGGCGCAATCCCCCGTCTCGTAGAGCCGAATCCGCTTGCTCCAAGCCTATCCTCTTCCAACTCATCGAACAGTCGATGTATAGGCAATACGATCTGTGCTCTCTCCGAGATCTTGATTTGAGGTTCCGGTACGCCCCTAGCTAACAAAGTCTCCCGTTCTCGCAGCAGCTCATCCGCATCTAAAGCAACTCCCGGGCCAATGACGTTAATGACACTAGGATTGAATACACCAGAAGGTAGCATGTGTAAAGAGAATTTTCCATAGTCGTTAATGATCGTATGTCCTGCGTTACTTCCTCCTTGATACCTTACTACGTAAGCTGAGTTTGCCGCATGAATATCTGCCATCTTGCCCTTTCCTTCGTCTCCCCAATTCGCTCCAACGATCGCCATTACTGTCAATTTCCCAGCCTCCTATTTCGTTATTGTTCTATAAGGCTTATTATAAATCTACAGCATCACATTAGAATAATTGATATTACTAATATCAGATATAAGGAGAGATAATGACTTTGGACATTAATATGGAGTGGTACCGCGTCTTTTATTGGACAGCTAAGACAGGGAGCCTAACTAGAGCAGCCGAGCGGCTTCATATTACGCAACCAGCAGTGAGCCATACTCTCAAGCAGCTCGAAGGCAAGCTTGGTGGTCAGCTATTTTTTTGCACCTCAAAGGGAGTTGTACTTACGACGGAAGGCGATGTTCTATTCAACCATGTGGAGCAAGCGTTCAGCTTCATGGAAATCGGAGAAAAGAGAATTGCTGAGATGCATAACTTGAATAGCGGGGAAATCAATATCGGCGCGAGTGACACGTTATGTAAGTACTTTCTGTTGCCCTACTTGGAAAAATTCCATATTGATCATCCCGGTGTCCGAATCAGAGTAACTAATCGAACATCGCCTGAGACGATAGCATTGCTTAAGGAAGGAAAAATAGACTTTGGTATCGTTAACCTGCCTATATCGGATCCGAAAGTAAGCTTCCGTGAAAGCTCCTCACTACAAGAATGTCTCGTTGCAGGGCAAGCTTATGCATCGTTAGCTAACTCTCCCTTGACCTTTGAAGCTATTACTTCGTTTCCACTGCTAATGTTAGAGCAAGGGGGAAGCACACGCCGATTTCTTGACGAGTATGCCTCGTCGATGAACATTAAGCTTTTGCCGGAATTTGAACTCGGCAGCATTGACCTTCTCGTTCAATTTGCTCGTAGCGGTTTTGGGCTTGCATTTGTTGCTCGCGAGCATGTGTTTGAAGAATTATCAACGGAAAAGCTAATTGAAATTCCATTGGAGCCAGCTCTTCCCGCGCGTCACATTGGAATCGCGACACATCGTGGCACCCCTCTCTCAGCCGCATCGAGGCGGTTTCTTGAGATGCTTCCGTGAGTACCGATTTTCATTCGCACAAGTACGTATTTTCTGGAATCTACAGCGCGAGCAATTACAGCCTGCTCCAGAAGAAAAAGTGGACACTCTACATCAAAACTTGATCATCTCCTCCACCCGTGCTCCATTGGGACCTGTTGTTCTATTATTTCGAGTTACTCACTCCAATCAGGCCTCCGCTGGGACTCGTTGCTCGAAAATTTCGAGTAACTCTCTCCTATCGCGCCTTCACTGGGACTCGTTGCTCGAAAATTTCGTGTAGCTCCCTCCATTCGCGCCTCCACTGGGACCTGTTGTTCGATAATTTCGAGTACCTCAATCCAATTGGACCTCTGCTAGGACCTGTTGTTCGATAATTTCGAGTACCTCTCTCCAATCGTGCCTTCGCTGGGACTTATTACTCGAAAATTTAGTGTAGCTCTCTCCAACCGCGCCTCCGCTGGGACACGTTGCTCGATAATTTCGAGTAGCTCTCTCTATTCGGACCTCCACTGGAACCTGTTGTTCGATAATTTCGAGTAACTCTCTCCAATTGGACCTCTGCTGGGACCTGTTGTTCGATAATTTCGAGTACCTCAATCCAATCGTGCCTTCGCTGGGACCTGTTGCTCGAAAGTTTCGAGTAATTCTCTCCAATCAGGCCTCCACTGGGACCTGTTGCTCGAAATTTTCGAGTAACTCTCTCCAATCGTACCTCCGCTGGGACTCGTTACTCGAAAATTTCGTTTAGCTCTCTCCATAATTTCGTGCAACTCCCACTAATCAGCCTCCTGAGCGGACGGGATATTGAATAAACGGAGACAAATCAGCACGAGCTTACTTGCCGCTAGAATTGCGGCTATCCACCTGTGGCTTCCTTGAGCATCTGCTCTTGCTCATCTACATAGGCCTCATTTGCTCATCTACATAGGCTTCATTTGCTCATCTGCATGCAGCTTACTTGCTCATCTAGACACGCCTTAATTACGCATCTACCTGCTCATATCTCCTTACACCCCTACAGCTTAAGCGCCGCGCCCCCGAACACAAATAAGGCGCCCCCTGACGGGGACGCCCATTATTCATTATTATTCCGGCTTACGTGCGACGTAGAATAATCGTTCCGATTCCTCGTTCGGCTTGTCCCAAGTGAAATCGGCACAATGATGCAGAATTTCAAATCCCACCGCCGTAAGCTGCTGAGAGATCCACGATGGATCATAAGCTCTCTGTACATGTGACTCTTCAAATCGGCTATACAGCGAGCGACCGCTGCCACTACCCGAAGTGAACTCCTCCTGAATGAAAAACGTAAGCGAATGCTCGATTTCCATACGATCCGTGTCGTATTCACATGTCCATAAGTAAGCTACGTCCTTCTCATCATAGACGAAAGGCTGATCTTCCGCATAACGCTCCAATTGCTTCGGCGAATGAACATCGAATAAGAACAATCCAACAGGCGCTAAACCTGCGTAGGTTTGCCGTATCGCCGCCGTTACGTCCTCGGGCTCAGTTAGGTAGTTCAAGCAATCACAGAAGCTTATAACAGCATCTACAGGCTGAGGAAGCTCCCAGTCTCGCATATCCTGCTGTAGCCAGCGAATCGTACCTGCTTCTTCCCGGTAGCCACGCCCCGGCGGTTCATCCCACTTGCTGCGAGCGACAGATAGCATCTCAGACGATAAATCAATGCCGAAAACACTAAAGCCTGACCGGGCAAGTGGAATTGACATGTTGCCTGTTCCGCAGCCAAGATCAACAACCGTCTTCGGTATGCCATATTTACTCCAGCACTGACGGGCAAAGCTCATCCATTCGGAATACGGCATTTCTTCCATCAAACGGTCATAGACGGCAGAAAATTGTCGGTATGTTCGCATGGTAGTCTCCCTAGTCTATATCATTAAACTAATTGCTATCATCTTCGGATTGCGAGTCTGGCTTGTCCGCTTGCTGAGCTTCAACAAGATGCGTCCAATTACCCTTTTGCGTGATAAGACCTTCCTTCATCAGCTTACCTAACGCTCTCTTAAACGCAGATTTGCTCAATTGAAATCTGCGCTGGATATCATCTGCGCTTGTCTGATCGGAATATGGCATAGCTCCGCCTGGACGCTCTTTAATAAACGCAAGTATCCGATCAGCATCTTCAAGTCGACCCGTTTCCTTACTGGCGCGAACGCTTAAGGAAACCCGACCATCCTCACGAACTTGCGTAACCCGGGCATTGAACTTCTGACCAATACGCAGCGGATGGATCATAGAGCCTTCATGTATGTAGCCTAGTGCACCGAACCCGACCACTCCGCCATCAATGAGCGTGAATACACCATCACGATAAACGTCAGTTACCCAGCCCTCTCGCCATTCATGCAGCCAAGAGGTTGGAGCTCTGAATATATGTGGTGCAAAATCGTCGATCTTGGCAAGACGTGCAAGCATACGCCCTTCTTTGTCTTGCTTCATAACGACGAACAGCTCATCCCCAGTTTGCGGCCAGACATTTTTACGCTCTAACGGAAATTGCTTTAGTGGCAACAGCAACTGTCTTCCAATTCCCATCTCTAGGAAAAATCCAAAATGCGGATGAAAATCCGCAACCTTAAGCCTCGCCATCTCACCTAACACGAGCAATGGCTTACGCAAGGTTGCCGTTATGCGCTCCTTATCATCATGAAACAGAAATACCTCAATCTCCGTACCAACCTGTGGTCTATCTCCGATAACTTCGCCGTAAGGAAGAAGAACTTCCGGCCCTTCTTCCGCTCCGAAACCGAGAAACCAGCCATGAGGAGATACCTCCCGACGAACCCACAGCTCTTGTAAGGTTCCGGCTGTCAGATTCATACCGTTTCAACTGCCTTTGCATCGGACCATAGACGTTCCAGATGATAATACTCCCGCTCATCGCGATGGAATACGTGGGCAACGACATCTCCCATATCCACTAGCACCCAACGTGCCGTGTCAACGCCTTCCATACGCACCTTCTTGCCGCTTAACTCTGCGCTCTTGCGGATCTCAGATGCGATTGATAACACCTGTGTATCCGAATTTCCGTGACAAATAACAAAATAATCCGCGATCAGTGATATTCCTTGTAAGTTCAAGGCAACGACATCGTGTGCTTTTTTCTCTTCTGCTGCGTTAAGCACCGCTTTCAATAATTGTTCTGAGCTTCCTGCCATGTCTCAGCCTCCGTTTTCTATATCTTTATTTGATTGTTGTTGTTTTAACTGCATTATAAGATCGTTTCGTGTTAATACGGTTAATGGAAAAATACGTTTCCCACGTTCGATCAACACTTCAATGGTCGAACCAAAAGCTGTAATTAAAGCTTCTTCCATACTATGTTTAGCGAGTTCGCGAATCTTACTCACCCCAGGGAAATCTCTGCCCGGCTCTATATAATCCGCTAAACAAACGATTTTGTCCAGCTTCGTCATGTTTTCCCGCCCAGAAGTATGGTAACGAATCGCATCAAGAACCTCTTCATCCGTTATACCATGCTCAGACTGTACTGCCCATGCCCCTACATGCGAATGCCACAGCTCTTTATCATAAATGAGAAGATCCTGCGGTAAATTCTGCTCACGAATGATGATTTCCATCCGATCAATCGCCCAGGCTTTGGAGTAATCATGCAATAGAGCAGCTAGCTCGGCCTTGACCGGGTCACCACCATAACGCTTTGCAAGCTTGATAGCCGACCCGACAACACCAAGTGTATGCTTCCATCTCTTCTCAGGCATTTGCTGCCGTGTAGCTTCCCTTAAAACTTCAAGATTCATATAAGTGACCCCTTACAATGAAATCAATTACCGTCTCAGGGAGCATGTAACGGATGGAGCGCCCTTCTTTAACCCGTCGCCTAATGTCGGTGGAGGAAATGCCCATTGGAGGCATTGACGCTCTTAGCAGTCGTCGTCTAATGAAGACCGGAAGCATAGTATCATCAGCGGGCTGATCCGGTCGTTCTAAGCCGATAAAAGACAGCCGTTCGGCAAGCTCATTAATTTTCCGCCAATTAGGCAAGTCTTTTACCATATCGGATCCGACTATCCAATAGAACATAATATCGGGATACTGCTCCTGCAGAGCAGTAACTGTATCAATTGTGTACGAAGTGCCTTCGCGCTGCAATTCGATATCTTCTACCCGGAAAGCGGGATTAGTCGCAATGGCTTCCTCCAGCATTTGGCGGCGATTGTCACTGCTCTCTCCAGGCTGGGGCTTATGAGGGGGAGACAAGGTCGGAATAAACCATACTTCATCAAGCTTGGCTGCTTCACAGGCCGCTTGCGCTGCAAGCAGATGGCCGTTGTGAACTGGATCAAACGTTCCTCCGAGCAAACCAACTTTACGCATAATCTCACGCCCTTTCGTTACTTAGAGCGACGTGGTAGCACGATCTGTTTGTGATCTTTGGATTCTTTGTAGAGAACGATTGTTTTGCCGATAACCTGAGCAAGCTCGGAGCCAGATTGTTCTGCCAGCTCAGCACCGATTTCGCGAGGATCGTCGGAGCAATTCGTCAATACTGATACTTTGATCAGCTCACGTACTTCAATGGCTTCCACAATATGACGAATAAGATGGTCATTCGTACCGCCTTTACCCACTTGGAAAATTGGGGTTAGGTGATGAGCAAGCGACCTAAGATGACGTTTTTGTTTTCCTGTTAACATATAATTTCCTGCTTTCTATTGTGAAAATTGCCCTAAACTTCTGAATTACCTAGTTAGTTCAATCCGTTCTATTTTATCGATAGAGACTCCATAACTACTGCGCGCATCTCTTCAACGGGGGCTGGTTGGCCAGTCCAATATTCGAAAGCATAGGCCCCCTGATAGATGAACATGCCTAAACCTCCATGAATACGACAGCCCTGCAACTCAGCCTGCTTAAGAAACTCGGTTTTAAGTGGATTGTAGATCAAGTCACTGGCGACCGATCCAATCCTAAGCCAAGATGGATCGAGCGGCACCTTCTCAATGTTAGGAGACATGCCTACTGAAGTCGTATTGATAACAACGTCCGCTTGCTTACAAGCTTCTTGAAGATCGCTCCATGGGATTGAAGTTACCTTACCAGCTAGGGAAAAGGAAGCCGCAAGCTCCGATGCTTTGGATTCCGTGCGATTAGCAATAATGATCGCAGCCGGGTTTTCCTGAGCTAAAGCCCATATTATTCCCCTAGCCGCACCTCCCGCACCTAACACGATAATTGTTTTGCCGGTTAGGCTTGGCTCAATCTCTTCCTTCAAGGAACGCACGTATCCGATGCCGTCTGTGTTGTAGCCAACTAGACGACCATTTTCATTAACGATTGTATTTACTGCACCTGCAGCCTTTGCGCCTTCGCTTAATTCATCGAGAAGCGCCATTACTTCGATCTTGTGCGGGATCGTTACGTTTAATCCTCTGAATCCTAAGCCACGAACGCCTGCAATGGCTTGCTCCAATTGATTTGGCGCAACATGGAAAGCGGCATAAGCGCAGTTAATGCCCTTTTCCTTGAAAGCCCTGTTAAGCATAATTGGAGATTTGGAATGTCGAATAGGGTCTCCGATGACCCCAAATAATACGGTATTACTATCCATCAAAGTACGTACTCCCCACCCGTAGCGGCTTATTATTATAGGATGCTTTCCCTTAGCATCACTTTAACTCCACGCGGAGCATGTACATCAACTGTTGCTCCTGTTTTACCATTTGTCTGGATCCAGCCGATTCCTGAAATAAACACATCCTGCTTAGAATTTGGCGGGATTCTTAAACGATGCCTTGTCCATGGCGGGATACTGTCTAGATCTTCTAAGCTAGGCGGAGTCAACATGACACCACGATGCTGTTCATACAATTCATCAGCGCGCTCCAGCTTCGTACGATGAATAGGCACTCCGCTAGATAAGTATGCAGTGAATGATTGACGTTCACCTTCTACAAAATCAAACCGCGCTAATGAGCCGAAAAATAATGTCTGCTTTTCATTCAACTGATAGGTTAGCGGTTTAAGAGGCTTATCCGGAAGCAGGGCAGCCAAATCCTTGCGGGGAATAAGCTCCGACATCCGCCAAGAATAGACGATACCCGGCGTATCTATGATGCTTTTACCATCATCAAGAGGAATATGAACCGCATCAAGCGTTGTTCCTGGATATCGGGAAACGGTAAGCTCGCGTTTCAAATCGCTATAGTCCGAAATTAGACGGTTAATCAAAGTGCTTTTGCCGACATTAGTTGCACCGACAACATAGACATCCCGATTCTGCCGATAAGTATTGACCGCCTCAACTACCCGATCAAAACCAATATTGCGGCGCGCACTGCATAACACCACATCGACAATTTTCAAGCCTTCTTCACTTGCCTGCTTCTGAACCCAGTTGCGCAGTCGATTCCAGTTCGTGACCGGCGGGAACAGATCAATCTTATTTACAACAAGCAACACCGGGTTGTTGCCGACAAAACGCTGCAAGCCTGAAATTATGCTGCCTTGAAAATCGAATAGGTCAACAATATGAACAACTAAACTGTTTGTTGAAGAGATCCCTCCAAGCAGCTTAAGAAACTCATCTTGATCTACTGTAACAGAAGAAGCTTCACTATAATGCTTAATCCTGAAGCAGCGCTGACAGATTGCTTCTTCTTTATCTTGAGATGAAACAGGCACGAAACCCGGCTTCTTAGGATCTTCGCTATGCAGCGGAATTCCACAGCCCGCGCATCGAGGAGGTCTGATTGTA
This portion of the Cohnella abietis genome encodes:
- the aroE gene encoding shikimate dehydrogenase; amino-acid sequence: MDSNTVLFGVIGDPIRHSKSPIMLNRAFKEKGINCAYAAFHVAPNQLEQAIAGVRGLGFRGLNVTIPHKIEVMALLDELSEGAKAAGAVNTIVNENGRLVGYNTDGIGYVRSLKEEIEPSLTGKTIIVLGAGGAARGIIWALAQENPAAIIIANRTESKASELAASFSLAGKVTSIPWSDLQEACKQADVVINTTSVGMSPNIEKVPLDPSWLRIGSVASDLIYNPLKTEFLKQAELQGCRIHGGLGMFIYQGAYAFEYWTGQPAPVEEMRAVVMESLSIK
- the rsfS gene encoding ribosome silencing factor, translating into MAGSSEQLLKAVLNAAEEKKAHDVVALNLQGISLIADYFVICHGNSDTQVLSIASEIRKSAELSGKKVRMEGVDTARWVLVDMGDVVAHVFHRDEREYYHLERLWSDAKAVETV
- the yqeH gene encoding ribosome biogenesis GTPase YqeH — encoded protein: MTQDTIRPPRCAGCGIPLHSEDPKKPGFVPVSSQDKEEAICQRCFRIKHYSEASSVTVDQDEFLKLLGGISSTNSLVVHIVDLFDFQGSIISGLQRFVGNNPVLLVVNKIDLFPPVTNWNRLRNWVQKQASEEGLKIVDVVLCSARRNIGFDRVVEAVNTYRQNRDVYVVGATNVGKSTLINRLISDYSDLKRELTVSRYPGTTLDAVHIPLDDGKSIIDTPGIVYSWRMSELIPRKDLAALLPDKPLKPLTYQLNEKQTLFFGSLARFDFVEGERQSFTAYLSSGVPIHRTKLERADELYEQHRGVMLTPPSLEDLDSIPPWTRHRLRIPPNSKQDVFISGIGWIQTNGKTGATVDVHAPRGVKVMLRESIL
- a CDS encoding class I SAM-dependent DNA methyltransferase → MRTYRQFSAVYDRLMEEMPYSEWMSFARQCWSKYGIPKTVVDLGCGTGNMSIPLARSGFSVFGIDLSSEMLSVARSKWDEPPGRGYREEAGTIRWLQQDMRDWELPQPVDAVISFCDCLNYLTEPEDVTAAIRQTYAGLAPVGLFLFDVHSPKQLERYAEDQPFVYDEKDVAYLWTCEYDTDRMEIEHSLTFFIQEEFTSGSGSGRSLYSRFEESHVQRAYDPSWISQQLTAVGFEILHHCADFTWDKPNEESERLFYVARKPE
- a CDS encoding CvfB family protein produces the protein MNLTAGTLQELWVRREVSPHGWFLGFGAEEGPEVLLPYGEVIGDRPQVGTEIEVFLFHDDKERITATLRKPLLVLGEMARLKVADFHPHFGFFLEMGIGRQLLLPLKQFPLERKNVWPQTGDELFVVMKQDKEGRMLARLAKIDDFAPHIFRAPTSWLHEWREGWVTDVYRDGVFTLIDGGVVGFGALGYIHEGSMIHPLRIGQKFNARVTQVREDGRVSLSVRASKETGRLEDADRILAFIKERPGGAMPYSDQTSADDIQRRFQLSKSAFKRALGKLMKEGLITQKGNWTHLVEAQQADKPDSQSEDDSN
- the yqeK gene encoding bis(5'-nucleosyl)-tetraphosphatase (symmetrical) YqeK, producing the protein MNLEVLREATRQQMPEKRWKHTLGVVGSAIKLAKRYGGDPVKAELAALLHDYSKAWAIDRMEIIIREQNLPQDLLIYDKELWHSHVGAWAVQSEHGITDEEVLDAIRYHTSGRENMTKLDKIVCLADYIEPGRDFPGVSKIRELAKHSMEEALITAFGSTIEVLIERGKRIFPLTVLTRNDLIMQLKQQQSNKDIENGG
- a CDS encoding MMPL family transporter, whose translation is MHENRGLTKWVAGKRSKWVTLIVWILAAGLLSALLPSVKKEEINNAPNLKSSKPSVQADVISEREFPSGSDIPALLVWHRAGGLTDSDLTKVQELTGQLSESPAPYQTSIPPLHQLPLAAIKAELSKDGSTLVTPVFFGKQDDVDQLKEGITQIKKRIGELFGKDPFAVSKDSSDQLSVRVTGPVGIQIDATGLFKNADVSLLVGTVLLVLILLLLIYRSPILAFLPLVAVGFAYGVINPILGWMAHEGWIVVDAQAISIMTVLLFGAGTDYCLFLISRFRQLLKVERDRGKALLGAITGSSGAIAMSGLTVVLALLALLVAEYGAYHRFAAPFSIAIFIMGIASLTLVPALLAIIGRASFYPFVPRTPEMQQERAKKKGKSTSIVTNKQPRNWVGRTVVSKPWLIVTISIVVLGGLAVFTTQIKFTYDIMSSFPKTMESREGFATIGEKFSPGELAPAKVIIDTQGKSVALGEALASLPFISEVSEPQKGQHNAQIVAYDVQFNVNPYSLEALKHIPDLHTAAEQALVAAGVSSPDDRTWVAGQTAEQYDTKITGERDTKLIIPLVIGLITLLLLVYLRSIVATLYLVLTVILSYFSALGLGWLIVHYVFGADAIQGSIPLYSFVFLVALGEDYNIFMISSIWQKRKHMPLKQAIKEGVGETGAVITSAGLILAGTFAVLATLPIQVLVQFGVITAIGVLLDTFVVRPFLVPAITLLLGRWSFWPGKFEEVKEPVRVVK
- the yhbY gene encoding ribosome assembly RNA-binding protein YhbY — its product is MLTGKQKRHLRSLAHHLTPIFQVGKGGTNDHLIRHIVEAIEVRELIKVSVLTNCSDDPREIGAELAEQSGSELAQVIGKTIVLYKESKDHKQIVLPRRSK
- a CDS encoding adenylosuccinate synthase, with product MTVMAIVGANWGDEGKGKMADIHAANSAYVVRYQGGSNAGHTIINDYGKFSLHMLPSGVFNPSVINVIGPGVALDADELLRERETLLARGVPEPQIKISERAQIVLPIHRLFDELEEDRLGASGFGSTRRGIAPFYADKYAKLGIQVADLYDVKRLSSRIERLLAIKNVLLVHLYGKQPIQVNELLPNLIELGKKLKPFVCDTTKLLHSAYAKGEAILLEGQLGALRDPDHGIYPFTTSSSTLSGFAAVGAGLPPYAITNVMAVVKAYSSCVGAGPFVSELDNREADELRRRGGDAGEYGATTGRPRRMGWFDVVATRYGCKLQGATTVALTNLDVLGYLYEIPVCVAYELNGGIVTDDFPMTSDLDHAKPVLQSLPGWKSDISNVRTFEDLPEAAQQYVNFVESSIGVKVSCISVGPHRDQIIER
- a CDS encoding nicotinate-nucleotide adenylyltransferase, which codes for MRKVGLLGGTFDPVHNGHLLAAQAACEAAKLDEVWFIPTLSPPHKPQPGESSDNRRQMLEEAIATNPAFRVEDIELQREGTSYTIDTVTALQEQYPDIMFYWIVGSDMVKDLPNWRKINELAERLSFIGLERPDQPADDTMLPVFIRRRLLRASMPPMGISSTDIRRRVKEGRSIRYMLPETVIDFIVRGHLYES
- a CDS encoding LysR family transcriptional regulator gives rise to the protein MTLDINMEWYRVFYWTAKTGSLTRAAERLHITQPAVSHTLKQLEGKLGGQLFFCTSKGVVLTTEGDVLFNHVEQAFSFMEIGEKRIAEMHNLNSGEINIGASDTLCKYFLLPYLEKFHIDHPGVRIRVTNRTSPETIALLKEGKIDFGIVNLPISDPKVSFRESSSLQECLVAGQAYASLANSPLTFEAITSFPLLMLEQGGSTRRFLDEYASSMNIKLLPEFELGSIDLLVQFARSGFGLAFVAREHVFEELSTEKLIEIPLEPALPARHIGIATHRGTPLSAASRRFLEMLP